A window from Theobroma cacao cultivar B97-61/B2 chromosome 3, Criollo_cocoa_genome_V2, whole genome shotgun sequence encodes these proteins:
- the LOC18604707 gene encoding GDSL esterase/lipase At1g74460, translating into MKFNVALTLLLVSLVGIAIQGCHCKVVQFIFGDSLSDVGNNKNLPRSLAQASLPYYGIDFGNGLPNGRFTNGRTVADIIGDNTGLPRPPAFLDPSLTEDVILENGVNYASGGGGILNETGGFFIQRFSLWRQIELFQGTTELIKSKLGKQAAKFFQDARFVVALGSNDFINNYLMPVYTDSWTYNDETFIEYLMETLQKQLLALHNLGARKLMVFGLGPMGCIPLQRVLSTSGQCQERANKLALSFNKAASNLLVNLASKLPNASFKFGDAYDVVNDVIRNPYKYGFNNSDSPCCSLGNIRPALTCLPTSTLCEDRSKYVFWDEYHPSDSANELIANELIKKFGFLDVNSHAPAPAPESAIAPSPDE; encoded by the exons ATGAAGTTCAATGTGGCTTTGACTTTACTACTTGTGAGCCTTGTGGGAATTGCCATTCAGGGTTGTCATTGCAAGGTTGTGCAGTTTATTTTCGGGGATTCCTTGTCTGATGTAGGCAATAACAAGAATCTTCCTAGGAGCTTGGCTCAGGCCAGCCTGCCATATTACGGCATTGATTTTGGTAATGGTCTGCCTAATGGAAGGTTCACCAATGGCCGAACGGTTGCTGATATAATAG GTGATAATACTGGTCTGCCAAGGCCACCAGCTTTCTTAGATCCATCTTTGACTGAAGATGTGATATTGGAAAATGGGGTAAATTATGCCTCTGGAGGAGGTGGGATTTTGAATGAGACGGGAGGTTTCTTC ATTCAGAGGTTCTCTCTTTGGAGACAGATTGAGCTATTTCAGGGGACAACTGAATTGATTAAGAGCAAACTTGGCAAACAAGCAGCGAAGTTCTTTCAAGACGCTCGCTTTGTGGTTGCTTTAGGGAGCAATGACTTCATTAACAATTACTTAATGCCAGTGTATACTGACTCGTGGACGTACAATGATGAAACTTTTATTGAATACTTAATGGAAACACTTCAAAAACAACTTCTG gCATTACATAACTTAGGAGCGCGGAAATTAATGGTATTCGGACTAGGACCGATGGGTTGCATACCACTGCAAAGGGTCCTAAGTACATCTGGACAGTGCCAGGAAAGAGCAAACAAGCTGGCTCTTAGCTTCAATAAAGCTGCAAGCAATTTATTAGTCAATTTGGCAAGTAAACTTCCCAACGCTAGCTTCAAATTTGGAGATGCTTACGACGTTGTAAATGATGTGATTCGCAATCCATACAAATATG GATTTAATAACTCTGACTCACCGTGTTGTTCATTGGGAAATATTCGACCTGCTCTCACATGCTTACCAACATCAACATTGTGTGAAGATAGAAGCAAGTATGTCTTTTGGGATGAGTACCACCCATCAGATAGTGCCAATGAGCTCATTGCTAACGAGCTTATCAAGAAATTTGGATTTTTAGATGTTAATTCACATGCTCCTGCTCCTGCTCCAGAATCTGCCATTGCTCCATCTCCAGATGAATAA